One Bacillota bacterium genomic region harbors:
- a CDS encoding pyridoxamine 5'-phosphate oxidase family protein, translated as MKKELTPEQVELLTSCSVNAVLATADRAGNPNTAPVHLMWAKDINTIIVALATRHQSSDNLKTQGRFSLSVMEADDQAFSVQGYGKLVRQPMDANPHMSMFELTVQVVKPDTTPTVAVVSGVRTKKRSEKTDTFFTACFQELKAF; from the coding sequence ATGAAGAAAGAGTTAACTCCAGAGCAAGTCGAGCTTCTTACCAGTTGCTCTGTCAATGCGGTGTTGGCCACCGCTGATCGGGCTGGCAATCCCAATACAGCTCCGGTGCACCTTATGTGGGCGAAGGACATCAACACCATAATAGTGGCGCTGGCGACCAGGCATCAGAGCTCTGACAATCTCAAAACCCAAGGACGTTTTTCCCTTTCAGTTATGGAGGCTGATGATCAGGCATTTTCTGTTCAGGGTTACGGAAAACTGGTGCGCCAGCCCATGGATGCCAATCCCCACATGTCGATGTTTGAGTTGACAGTCCAGGTAGTAAAGCCAGATACCACCCCTACTGTCGCTGTGGTTAGCGGAGTGAGAACAAAAAAGCGCAGCGAAAAGACAGATACATTTTTCACCGCCTGTTTTCAGGAACTGAAAGCTTTTTAG